The Aeromonas encheleia genomic sequence TGCTTGGGTGACGGATGGCAGAGAGGGGGTGCGAACCAGCTCGGAGAGTGCCACCAGCAGGGCCAGCAGCAGGCCGAAGGTGCCGAGGATGCCGAGCACCCCGGCCGGCCCCCAGGCGATCTGGTAGACATAGACGCCGGCGCCATATTTCGGCGCCAGCTGCCCCTGAATGAGCACCAGCCAGCGCAGGCCCCACACCAGGTGCAGCGCCAGCAGCGCCACCCCCCAGGATTGCAGGCGCAAAGAGAGCCTGTGCCCCGCCAGCAGCAACAGGCCGAGCAGGCCCAGGGTCAGCAGCAGCCAGTGGGCCGCCAGCCGCCAACTCGGATCGAGCCGATAGAGGGCCGCCGCCTCAGCCGCCGAGGCGCCGCCGAGCAGGGCCCAGCCCAGCAGGGAGAGCGCGAGCAGGCCAAGGGTTGGGCGGATCTGGCGCAGCAGCCCCGCCTCCGTGCCCTGCTGCCAGCCCGCCAGCAGCCGGTTGAGCAGCAGCAGGGCGCTCTGGGCCGCCAGCACGGCGCTCAGCGCCAGCAGCCAGGGCAACCAGGGGGTATGCCAGAGCGGGCGCGCCTGCACCGCCATGGTCTCGAGCCCGGTGTAGAGCGCTATGCTGAGCCCGCTCAGAGCCGCGAGCAGGGCCAAGGGTTTGAGCCAGCGCTCGCCGGACCAGCCTCCCAGGCAGAGCAGCCGCGCCAGGGCGGCGACCCTGTCATGCTCCTCCCCACGCCTGGCCAGGTTCGGCCTTATCAGCAGCCAGCCCAGCCCCATGCTGAGCAGGCTGAACAGCGGCAGCAGGTAGGCGCCATACCACATGATGGAGCCGAAGCGGGTCTGGGCGTAGAAGTGCCAGGCCCGGGCCGGTTGGTGCAGATCCGCGGTCAGGGCGATGGGCGCCACCAGGCCGGCCCCCATCATCAGCACCGCGGCCAGGGTCTGCAGCCGCCGATCCGGCGCCTTGCGCCACAGATCGGCCGCGCCCAGCCAGAGGGCGCCATAGGCCAGACCGATGAGGAAGAAATATTGCACCGCCCAGGGCAGCCAGGTGATGGGTTGATCCGGGGCCAGCAGTTCATTAATGGTCATGGGCTATCTCCTTGCCGTCATCGCCAAGCAGGGTGCGCTGCGCCGGGTGGCCGTCGATCTTGCTGACAAACGCCTCATCCATGCCGAGATAGAAGACCCTGGGCTGGGTATGGGCCTCCGGCTTGAGCACCCTGAGCGCGGACTCGTATTCCCGCAGCAGCCGGCTGATCTGGCTCTTGG encodes the following:
- the nrfD gene encoding NrfD/PsrC family molybdoenzyme membrane anchor subunit — translated: MTINELLAPDQPITWLPWAVQYFFLIGLAYGALWLGAADLWRKAPDRRLQTLAAVLMMGAGLVAPIALTADLHQPARAWHFYAQTRFGSIMWYGAYLLPLFSLLSMGLGWLLIRPNLARRGEEHDRVAALARLLCLGGWSGERWLKPLALLAALSGLSIALYTGLETMAVQARPLWHTPWLPWLLALSAVLAAQSALLLLNRLLAGWQQGTEAGLLRQIRPTLGLLALSLLGWALLGGASAAEAAALYRLDPSWRLAAHWLLLTLGLLGLLLLAGHRLSLRLQSWGVALLALHLVWGLRWLVLIQGQLAPKYGAGVYVYQIAWGPAGVLGILGTFGLLLALLVALSELVRTPSLPSVTQASATQASTTHSAREAI